The window agaaaaaaaaaacgacttcAGTAATCGACTAATCGGCATACAATTGATATAATCAAGATTTGTCTATGAACATAAAAGAGAACGGCTCTACGAATATCTGTCAAATTTCAAACTTGTTTTTGGTTGTTGGTAAATAAATTCGTGTTTTACCAAGATTGCTGAAAAAATGAATAATTCTGCAGCAAAAGTaagaatttcattattttaagcaaatatgtCTGATCCATGTTTAATAACGATCCAATACGTGCATGTAACTAAGTGTTCATAAAGAAATTGCAACTATTTCAGGTCGGAGAAATATTCACTGAGGCTGGAGCTGCTTTCAATAAATTAGCAGAAATGACAATGTTACTACATCCGATAGCAGAATCGACACCCAGGTAATCAATAACCATAACATGCAATTCaacctaattttgatttatgcATTTATCCCTATCATAGGGGCTATACCTTGTAACAAGTTATACTCTTAAAACAACTTAGATCATCAGTTAAAAACCTTTTCAACAGATAAGTTAGTACTTTActcttttgtttatatttggtCTAAATGTTTTCAGCCAGCAGCCAAAGACACCAGTGAAGAAGAAATCACCTGAAGAAAGGACTGTAGGTGGCGCTCAGCATAGCATACATGCTGCACCTTTATCACAACAGGTTACATACATAcctcttatattatttttactacagGTGGCAAATTTACTATGCATTTAAGATGATTTTTTCGACATTGATGCAGTCTTAATTGTCATTTGCAACacacaatattatgataaaCCATTATTTGATTCATTCAATACTTAAAGAGTTTTTGATGCAATGATTGTAATGAGGTCTAAACTACAACTTTCTTGATGGTATGGAAATATAATACCAATTTGTTACCTACTGATTCTAGGTACCTTGTAAAAGTTGACTTGTGATATACAGAGTTAAGTTTAAAAcccttcatagcaaaatgtacaacaagcaaaatgagcacggcacttaaaatgtacaaatcgcataatgtgcaaatagcaaaaagagcaaatcgcataatgtacaatacgcataatgtgcaatacttaaaatgaacactatacgcaaaacgagcaaaaagcaaaatgtacatagtCGCCTTCGTTCACACTAACCACTTACTGCCGTTTCTTAGTTTGGGGTTTGTTGGATTCATATAGCATTGTAATACTTAAAATTCAATATaagcttatttatatattaataaagggAAAACTTAATGAGGCGTGGTATGAAATCCTTGAATCATCaccaaataacaaagcaatgAGGACTTGCGCAACAACTAATtgtgttgaaattatattatttatttaaacttaaaagaaaacaaactaaaatgcaagtcttgtatatagggtcttctcataatagctggtgatattttgggaggtgatACTGCCCATGTATCTGATCACCAATcggcaaaaaaaaattttttttggactacttatattttgcttttctgtagtgtgagtgagcgctcgtgcaCGCACACttaagtaacaataataaatacaaattgatactgattaaatgatgtatgtatatagaacAAACCCGCTGATTTTAGGATAATAacgatcaaagaaaaaaatctccaCGAGTCGGTCTTGTAACATGCCCTAAcagtattatgtacattttgctttttgctcgttttgcgtatagtgttcattttaagtattgcacattatgcgtattgtacattatgcgatttgctctttttgctatttgcacattatgcgatttgtacattttaagtgccgtgctcattttgcttgttgtacattttgctatgaagggGTTTAAAACACCAAAAATCTCATAGTTCTAGATAACTCATAAGCCATAACTTTGgggatttaaatttatatatatttctgtatcataataaaatcaaagaCATATGAAAGTCAAAGAACATAAGTTGTTGCTTATGATGTTATCTATGTAGTTTTGCAAGGTGTTTGCTATTTAGAAAAAACTCCTGAAAAATCTCTCCTTATTGCGCCAGCAGAATAGTGGTgaagtttattacaaaaaagcagatactaaaaataaacacctaTAATATAGACAATCCTATTATTGCTTCACAATACAATAGTTCTTAATACTAAGAATCTGTTGCTCCCTGAGAATCTGTCCAGTCTTTTATGTCAGTCCACACATCAAATTGCAatagataaaaattaatattggtGTAGTAAAAGTGTAAGGTGGTGTTAGTTTGTTCAGATACtgttttcaattaagttttaattctatttaacgtgtgcaaaaataagttcattctttttttctttttccaggTGACTTTGAATATGCTAAATGCTCAAGAAACAGAAATGGACACAGATCTAAGTGGAGATGTCAAATTAGAGTTTGAATCAAGCACAGAAGAAGTAACTACATAGGTTTATAAATCatacaatatgttttatttcaaagagtGTTTTATATTTGTGCAGATATAGTTTTGTAATATGTACAGTAATTCAGAAGttatgagaataaaataaagaaaatgttattataaaattgtttacagtttttatcTTATTGATTAGCAGAACTACTGGGTTATACTCATTTATATGTATTGGAAATGGTAACCATAGGAATGttcaattttaaacattatacttatatttatcaaaaagtcagtagaaaattttgtaattgtaaaaagtttgtttatattaacaatttaatttaaatcttttattaatCTATACAGATGGTTGTGCAAGCTGaaaactttgtattttcctATCCCAAGAAGAGCTTGGAGATTCATATATTTTACAGTGTGAGTCTGCTG of the Anticarsia gemmatalis isolate Benzon Research Colony breed Stoneville strain chromosome 3, ilAntGemm2 primary, whole genome shotgun sequence genome contains:
- the LOC142987447 gene encoding uncharacterized protein LOC142987447, whose protein sequence is MNNSAAKVGEIFTEAGAAFNKLAEMTMLLHPIAESTPSQQPKTPVKKKSPEERTVGGAQHSIHAAPLSQQVTLNMLNAQETEMDTDLSGDVKLEFESSTEEVTT